In Gemmatimonadaceae bacterium, one DNA window encodes the following:
- a CDS encoding creatininase family protein: MSSVPIQTFHTAVHSVGGPKPLRIKEMLPSQIAAVLREDPRLIIPIGTCEQHGAHLPIGVATLIIEHLCDDLSSEYGVLRAPTVEYGVNVDTERGLAGNGSLRRKTLHRMLNDLLDSWEASGVREFILLTAHGHDPHQEALATVVTAEARVRVVDAFGVNVSDLLEGQIEPMHGDEVDTSILLYLAPELVNMNLVRDNMMDRERLRRYRRGNLKLPAGSGASIGRPSLATAEKGRLLYERIRARISDRIFLAPSLES, encoded by the coding sequence GTGTCGTCCGTGCCCATTCAGACGTTCCACACCGCAGTGCATTCGGTGGGCGGCCCCAAGCCGCTCCGCATCAAGGAGATGCTGCCGTCGCAGATTGCCGCCGTCCTGCGCGAGGATCCCCGCCTCATCATTCCGATCGGGACGTGCGAGCAGCACGGCGCCCACCTCCCGATCGGCGTCGCCACCCTGATCATCGAGCACCTCTGCGACGACCTGTCATCGGAATACGGAGTCCTGCGGGCTCCAACGGTCGAGTACGGGGTAAACGTAGATACTGAGAGAGGGCTCGCCGGCAACGGCTCGCTCCGGCGCAAGACGCTGCATCGGATGCTCAACGATCTGCTCGATTCGTGGGAGGCCTCCGGCGTGCGTGAGTTCATCCTGCTGACCGCTCACGGGCACGACCCGCACCAGGAAGCGCTCGCCACGGTGGTGACCGCCGAAGCGCGCGTAAGGGTCGTGGACGCGTTCGGGGTCAACGTCTCCGATCTCCTCGAGGGACAGATCGAGCCGATGCACGGCGATGAAGTGGACACGTCGATTCTCCTGTATCTGGCGCCCGAGCTCGTAAACATGAATCTCGTGCGCGACAATATGATGGACCGCGAGCGGCTGCGACGTTACCGGCGCGGCAACCTGAAGCTGCCGGCGGGCAGCGGGGCCTCGATCGGCCGGCCCTCCCTGGCCACCGCCGAGAAGGGCCGGCTGCTGTACGAGCGGATCCGCGCGCGAATCAGCGACAGGATATTCCTCGCGCCGTCGCTTGAGAGCTGA
- a CDS encoding TolC family protein has protein sequence MRLTLLLALQLVAVPLLAQGPSLSDSVDRGLTLSEALTLATRFNPTLRQVSNDIRSANAAVRAAYGAFLPSADASLSSEFQQGGRQIFSGASLGASSDAMQSSYRIGVNYRLSAATFINPSLQKASREGVEADITGVESVVRSNVTQQYLNVLAAKARADLQDTLLIAAEAEVVLARAREIVGAGTELDVRRAEVARGEIQVQQLRERNQVDIEELRLFQEMGVEPRTDVVLTTTFAVEPFERPLGELLALAREQNPVLLATRQRERVAELGVRRQRGEYMPTLTMSTGLAGYTFEYTNPNFLVQQAQGQITGQQAACVEREQRFAAAGLSHQLAGCSSITFTPAQAAALRQQNNQFPFGFNSSPRSISATLSLPLFDGFARALRRQEAVAASDDARHAVRARELAVTTDVTAAYLTLQTALRTVTLQERNAAMARDEMKLSRDRYRLGMAGFIDLTQARDAFERAESARITAIYDYHKAFAALESAVGRPLR, from the coding sequence ATGCGATTGACGCTACTGCTCGCGCTCCAGCTCGTCGCCGTACCCCTGCTTGCGCAGGGCCCGAGCCTATCCGACTCCGTCGACCGGGGCCTGACGCTGTCCGAGGCGCTCACGCTGGCCACGCGCTTCAATCCGACGCTCAGGCAGGTAAGCAACGACATTCGGAGCGCGAACGCGGCGGTCCGCGCCGCGTACGGCGCGTTCCTGCCGTCGGCGGACGCGTCGCTCAGCTCGGAGTTCCAGCAGGGCGGCCGCCAGATATTCAGCGGCGCCAGCCTCGGCGCCAGCTCCGACGCCATGCAGTCGTCCTATCGCATCGGGGTGAACTACCGGCTCAGCGCGGCGACGTTCATCAATCCTTCCCTGCAGAAGGCCAGCCGCGAGGGCGTCGAAGCCGACATCACCGGCGTCGAATCCGTCGTGCGCTCCAACGTCACGCAGCAGTACCTGAACGTGCTCGCGGCTAAGGCGCGCGCGGACCTGCAGGACACGCTGCTGATCGCGGCCGAGGCGGAGGTGGTTCTCGCCAGGGCGCGGGAGATCGTGGGAGCGGGCACGGAGCTCGACGTGCGCCGCGCCGAAGTCGCGCGCGGCGAGATCCAGGTGCAACAGCTGCGCGAGCGGAACCAGGTGGACATCGAGGAGCTGCGACTCTTCCAGGAGATGGGCGTGGAGCCGCGCACCGACGTGGTGCTGACCACGACGTTCGCGGTCGAGCCGTTCGAGCGTCCGCTCGGCGAGCTGCTCGCCCTGGCCCGGGAGCAAAATCCCGTGTTGCTGGCTACCCGGCAGCGCGAGCGCGTGGCCGAGCTCGGCGTCAGGCGGCAGCGCGGGGAATACATGCCGACGCTGACGATGAGCACGGGTCTGGCCGGATACACCTTCGAGTACACCAACCCCAACTTCCTCGTGCAGCAGGCGCAGGGGCAGATCACGGGGCAGCAGGCGGCGTGCGTGGAACGCGAGCAGCGGTTCGCCGCGGCCGGCCTTTCCCACCAGCTCGCCGGCTGCTCGTCGATCACGTTCACGCCGGCGCAGGCGGCGGCGCTCAGACAGCAGAACAACCAGTTCCCGTTCGGCTTCAACAGCAGCCCGCGCTCGATCTCGGCCACCTTGTCGCTGCCGCTGTTCGACGGCTTCGCGCGCGCCCTCCGCCGGCAGGAAGCGGTGGCGGCGAGCGACGACGCGCGCCACGCGGTACGTGCCCGCGAGCTGGCCGTGACGACCGACGTCACCGCCGCGTACCTCACGCTGCAGACTGCGCTGCGCACCGTGACGCTGCAGGAGCGCAACGCCGCGATGGCGCGGGACGAGATGAAGCTGTCGCGGGACCGTTATCGCCTCGGCATGGCGGGCTTCATCGATCTCACGCAGGCGCGCGATGCGTTCGAGCGCGCCGAGAGCGCGCGCATCACCGCGATCTACGATTATCACAAAGCCTTCGCCGCGCTGGAAAGCGCGGTCGGCCGGCCTCTTCGCTGA